The Gasterosteus aculeatus chromosome 17, fGasAcu3.hap1.1, whole genome shotgun sequence genome includes a window with the following:
- the LOC120835675 gene encoding uncharacterized protein LOC120835675: MSEKVPDTPLEVLVHLLTRAKEAAEASGAVPEEVTRPLQKALDIASGLDVYLETMSTQQSEPLAELYNKTVSHDWDQVHKEGKTKFRLPKECITGHVEGQTLKMLIHMSQAKRVLEIGMFTGYGALSMAEGLPEDGCLVACELEPYLKDFAQPIFDKSPHGRKITVRTGSAMDTLRELAAAGEQFDVVFIDADKDNYINYYNFILDNNLVTLRGVICVDNSLFKAKVYLKDTTDSNGLALRKFNQFVCEDPRVEQVIIPLRDGISVIRRVSTASECARTQSKITDDEVFRGVKGLPILHRLRLDGKVAYVTGAGQGIGRAFAHALGEAGAKVAVVDRDQDKAEAVAKELLLKGSNAVAITADISRSEDVQRMIDSIVSRWGSIDVACNNAGINMNSASEDTSLEEWDQTFNVNLRGTFMCCQAAGRVMLKRGYGKIINTASMASLIVPHPQKQLSYNTSKAGVVKLTQTLGAEWMDRGVRVNCISPGIVDTPLIHSESLRPLVQRWLSDIPAGRLAQVTDLQAAVVYLASDASDYMTGHNLVIEGGQSLW; this comes from the exons ATGTCCGAAAAAG ttcccGACACCCCGCTGGAGGTCCTCGTGCATCTCCTGACCAGAGCTAAGGAAGCGGCCGAGGCGAGCGGCGCGGTGCCGGAGGAGGTGACGCGCCCGCTGCAGAAGGCTCTGGACATCGCCAGCGGCCTGGACGTCTACCTGGAGACCATGAGCACACAGCAAAGTGAACCTCTGGCAGAGCTCTACAA TAAAACCGTCTCCCATGACTGGGATCAAGTGCACAAGGAGGGCAAAACTAAATTCCGCCTTCCTAAGGAGTGCATCACTGGACATGTTGAAG GCCAGACCTTGAAGATGCTGATCCACATGAGTCAAGCTAAGCGGGTTCTAGAGATCGGGATGTTCACCGGCTACGGCGCGCTGTCCATGGCCGAAGGTCTCCCCGAGGACGGCTGCTTAGTCGCCTGCGAGCTGGAGCCGTATCTCAAAGACTTCGCTCAGCCCATTTTTGACAAGTCTCCACATGGCAGGAAGATCACTGTGAGGACGGGGTCCGCCATGGACACCCTGAGG GAATTGGCTGCCGCAGGTGAGCAGTTTGACGTGGTCTTCATTGATGCTGACAAGGACAATTACATCAATTACTACAACTTCATCCTGGACAACAATCTGGTGACATTGCGAGGGGTCATATGTGTCGATAACTCGCTGTTCAAAGCCAAGGTTTATCTGAAAGACACAACGGACAGCAATGGACTGGCGCTCAGAAAGTTCAaccagtttgtgtgtgaggaCCCACGTGTTGAGCAG GTCATTATCCCTCTGAGAGACGGCATCAGCGTTATCCGTCGGGTATCTACGGCCTCCGAGTGTGCAAGGACACAG AGTAAAATAACAGACGACGAGGTTTTCCGCGGGGTCAAGGGGCTCCCCATTCTCCATCGGCTGCGTCTCGATGGAAAGGTGGCCTACGTGACCGGCGCCGGGCAGGGCATAGGCCGCGCCTTCGCCCATGCCCTGGGGGAGGCCGGCGCCAAAGTGGCCGTGGTGGACCGGGACCAAGATAAAGCCGAGGCGGTGGCGAAAGAGCTCCTCCTCAAAG GCAGCAACGCCGTCGCAATCACAGCCGACATCAGCAGGTCGGAGGACGTTCAGAGGATGATTGACAGCATTGTCTCCAGATGGGGGTCAATCGACGTCGCCTGCAACAACGCCGGCATCAACATGAACTCTGCCAGTGAAGACACCAGCCTGGAGGAGTGGGACCAAACCTTCAACGTCAACCTGAGGGGGACCTTCATGTGCTGTCAG GCAGCAGGTCGAGTGATGTTGAAGCGAGGATACGGCAAGATTATCAACACGGCCTCTATGGCCAGTCTAATAG TCCCCCACCCGCAGAAGCAGCTGTCCTACAACACGTCCAAGGCGGGAGTGGTCAAACTGACTCAGACGCTGGGCGCCGAGTGGATGGACAGAGGAGTTCGTGTCAACTGCATCTCACC gGGGATTGTTGACACCCCTCTCATCCACTCGGAGAGCCTGAGGCCTCTGGTGCAGCGCTGGCTGTCAGATATCCCTGCTGGTAGACTGGCTCAAGTGACAGACCTGCAAGCTGCAGTGGTCTACTTGGCATCTGACGCCTCCGACTACATGACAGGGCATAACTTAGTCATAGAGGGTGGGCAAAGTCTGTGGTAG